The Anopheles stephensi strain Indian unplaced genomic scaffold, UCI_ANSTEP_V1.0 ucontig47, whole genome shotgun sequence genomic interval CAAGCCATGAATGGGACCGGCTGGCGGACCAGCGAAACACGCGTTGCTGACGTTTTCGGCCGCACGGGCTTTGTGTAGTGATTGGCCAAATTCGTTGTGGACATACCCCCAaaagtgtgcgtgcgtgcgattAGAATTTATGCGTGTACGCACCACCCTTTTAGTGGCGCGAGGGAAGCGAACATGCGTTCCGGAACGGGGGCGAGATTTCTTCGATCAACCGCAACCGGTCCCAACTTCTCCTTCCCCGCCTGCGCGTTGTTGTGTCCTGCCCTACCCTCAGCAGAGGTCAATATTTTCccttctctcccccccccctgtcAACGGGCAAACGTTGATTGGaatcaatttaaaactttttaattttattgataCCATTTTGCACACCACTGATTTGCTGCGCGTCCGAGATCCGCTGCTCGGTACTCGGCTGGGGGGGAGgtttttcttcgttctttCTCCGTCGGCTGGACGCGCCAGGGGCGGGGACACCACCAATCGATGCCGATGTCGAAGTAACAGCCATTGGCGTCACGTCGACGACAGTGAACCGCGGCGTATAATATCGCAAAACAGGCGGACGCAGCGCTGGTGGTGTCACACGATGCACACAGGCGGTGGGCTGTAGGGTCAAAAGACCGCATTGAAGCGATGCACAAGCAGCAGTAGGACAAACAAGAAACCATCGCCCCAGAGCAACCGCGATACGACGCCGCAACGGGTCCAAGGTTGCTGCACCGCACACAGCATGAAGATCCTCCCGGTACGATCAATTTAGTCGACAACATCGGCAGGGGAGAGGGGAAGGGGACGGGGAGGTTGGTGGGAACGACACGAGGAACGGCGCAGTTTTCTCAGATGCAGGATAATTGGTTTGTATCGAGCACGACGCTGGTCCACAGTACGCCACTGTGATATCGTCAtccccatcaccaccatcagcagcagcaacagcagcagggtcCAGTATCAGCAATGCTGGGAGGATCATCGCatctggaagaaaaaaagaaagcgagTTCGAGAGAAccgggaaagagagagagagagggggagagaaaCTGATGGCAACGTCCCGGTTCCTCAATCAAGCGAGTTGTATTCCGATTTTCTGACCACTCGAAACGCGAAACGAAATGAACGATCACAGCTCGAAGAAGTTCATTTTGCTTGTCTTGGCTGCCGATACTTTTGTCGTACGAGAAATGAACACACGAGAGAATTTCTCCACGCGTGagggcagagagagagagagcatgaaGCTCCTTGTAGGCCCTTTCCAGGATGATAGTTGGAGGTTTCTAACAAGTCGAATCTGTTGAATTGGCCAGATTCAGAGATGCCTCTGCTTATTGAAAGACGTTTTCTACGAAATTCTGAGCTCTCTAAACAAGTGATTGACTCTCACGGTCTCTAAGGTTTGAGGCTCTATAGCAGCTGTATCAGAAGCTGATCAATGTTGAGCATTGAGCAATCGGCACTAAACTTCAGCTTGTAGATTAACGAGGTGAAAATCAAAATGATGGTGACACTCCTAGCGATGGGTTGGTCATGTTATGAGCATGGTACCGGACGACCGTAAGTCGTAAAGTCTTTTTAGGTTGTCCACATGGAAAGTGGAGGCGTGTTAGGCCCATACTGAGATGAAGTGTTTTGACCCATTAGAGGATAGTCAATGCCGTGAAAAGCCCGATCCACTAGCTCACGGAAGATAAGAAGGGGCCTGTGAGTATATCTTTTCAACATCTTCGATCTGGGTTCTCTAAGAACTCTAACTCCAGAGAGTAGATTACTGAACCGATGATGTTGACGGTCTATCGTACACCCCTTGTGACGTCTTCCCCCTTAATGATGTTAGATGTTTCCTCTGTACTGTCTGCCCTGTCTAAGCTCAAGTTGTCCTACTCGCCAGGTCCTGATGGTATCCCTTCCTCTGTCCTTAAGAAgtgtgcttccttttttgctcccatCTTGACTCGCGTCTTTGTCAGAACCAGCCAATGAGGGTTcctttcctaccatatggAAGTATGCTTGGCTGGTCTGCTTGGCTGGTGTCTTCGTCTGCTGACTGTTGTCGTCTCCAATCTGTACTAAATTCCTTCTCCGTTTGGTGTCGTAAAAATGGCCTACTCCAGTCCCTCCccgataagtgttgtgtgatctcgTTTTCTCCTTCCGttctcgtttttcgtttaGTTACACCCTCTGTGATACAGTTATACGTCGCGTATCCTCTGTAAAAGATctaggtgtgtggctcgacgaaacgctgtCCTTCCGTTCCCACGTTGATTATGTTATCAGCATGGCTAATAAAACCCTGGCTCTGATCATTAggctatcgtccgaaatcTGCGATCCCCTCTGCTTGAAGTCCCTGTACTGATGTTGGGTGCGATCCTCCTTGGAATACGCGGCTGTAGTCTGGTCTCCCCCAGGCTCTACTGTGATGGCCAAACTGGAGAGTGTTGCCGTCTTCTTTTGCTAGAAACCATTGAGGATAGGCATTTCCATATCCGTGCTGGCTTCATTGCTGGTCTCCTGTTAAATGAACTTGATGTCCCTTCCCTCCTGTCTACCATCCCTCTTTATGCTACTTCCCGTCGCCTCCGCGATAGACCTCCCCTTTTTATCCCATCCCGCCACACTCGctacggttcgaacgatcctctgcTACGAGCTTTACCAGCTATCATCTGCTGTGctatcacctgttcgactataatgtccccctgtctcgttttcgtgtccgtctTCGTGAAGCCTCTTCCCTTGCCACCTAATCCTACTGTCATCCTCGCTTTTCCTTTAAGTGTAAAAGAGAATTATTAAACCATCATTGGCGGACAAtaaataatagtaataatatcGATAACAGAAGCTAAGGTAACGGTACGAGACGAACAGATGAACAACGACCGTTCATCGACTCGATCGACCATTTTCGATCGTCACACCGATAGTCGTTCGAAAACAGTAATCGACCCGTGCAGCGGTCACATACTGTTGCCGCGAGGATCTTCCCTAGCAGCGTGGATGGCAGGCGCGTGTGACGATTGATCGTGTCGTGGTTCCCTCTCTCCTCCACCATTCCTCCTCACCCATTGCATTGCCGAGATGCCGCGATGTATGTGTGCAGCATGTGACGAGGCCAGGGATTTTGTTGCGCCGGGGGCAGATTTTTGTGGGCAAAATGTGGGGTACACTCGTTTCAATTGAGCTGAAGCTGTTGGTCCGCCGCCGCCGTCCTGACTGAtcgactggctggctggctggctggttggttggctgtgtGGGGTTAATTTTTATTGGCGCGCGAAAACTCGAGCCAGTGTCCGTTTGGCGTTGGTTGAAATTGGGTTGAAGCTGTCGAACTGCTGGCTCACGCCGCAGCGTTAGATTGGGAAGGCGCGTTCGGTTTTATTGCCAAGCATATTTCTCCGTTTGATCGCGCCTTGCATTTCGAGGATCGTTCGATGCTCTTGGTGCCGTCAGTGTGCTAATGCATAATCCTTTTCTCACGGTGATTCGTTTGTTGCGTTTGTTTAGGTACGATCGCCGGCTGGGGATTGAACACGTCGCGGGAAACGATCGGGTATGTGCTTCCGTACGAAAACACCACACTGATCGATCCGCTGAACGTGTGCACCACCGAGGAACGGTCCGGGCTGGTGGAGGAAAGTGAGAAGGTGTTCCTGCTGATTGTGGTTTGCTCCTCGGCACGTAAATTTGAGGCGCGTCAAGCGATCCGCGAAACGTGGGGCAAGGTGCGAGAGTTTAACTATGGCCAGTTTCGGCGGCTGCACGAAAGAATGCGCGGCGAATATCTGGACCCGAAGGCGACCGTCGGCCGTGAACTGAAAGAGTACATGTGGAAGGTGCCCGACGGCGAGGATAATGATGGTGAGGCGCCCGTGGGTGAGGGCACCGAAGCTAACGTAAGTGATGCTGCTCCTGCTATGTGTGCTCCCGAAGGGTGTGTTAATCGTTGTTCTGCCCGTTCCAGAATGTTCACTCGAAATCCAATTCTAGTCACAGTGAGCAAACCGAGAGCGGCATTGCGGGCATGATGATTAACGTGAAGCTCGTGTTTCTCATCGGCCAGTCGGAAGCTGATTACGTGCATCAGCGGGAACGATCGTCACTCGCACCCGGCCCGGGAGACAGCGCGAGCGACACGAAGCCGTTCGGCGTCGGCGGACAGGAAGTGTCCACTGCGCAGGGCACGGTGGTGGATAGTTCGCACAACCCGTCGGATGTTGCAGGAACGCCACCACGAATCGCACTGTTTCCGAGCGGAGCAGACGTCGATCCTGCATTCAACCCGGCCAACGAGGTGGTGGACGAGCTGCAGCTGCGGATCGTCAACGAAAGCGAAGTGTACGGTGATATTATACAGGAGAGCTTTATAGATAGTTACAATAACCTGACGCTGAAGACGATCATGATGCTGAAGTGGGTTACCAACAACTGTGATGGCAAAGGTGAGTGCGGGATCGTGCTGGTGTGGTTGGCGATGGGTGCACTAGTCTTAAGGTGCGGGATGGGATGATTCGAGTGTTTCCGGATGATGACCCGAGCGATCGGAGCCGTGCAGGCCGGCAGAAGTGCTGTGGTTTGCTGGCCCTGCGTCCCCTGCGGAAAGGGAGTCCACAATCAACGGTGTTTGCACTGGCCACAATTTATCGCTACTGGCGGTGTTGGTAATGTTCGCTgttgtttcccccccccccccatgctTGGTGCAGCACCGCAAGAGCAAGATCGCCGTCCACCCAACGATAGGAAGCAGTATCTGCAGTTTAAGCTGGAAACGCGCGACTACACCGGCGACATTGAGGCGAAGCTGATGGTGTACCTGCACGGCGAAGAGTGGCTGAAGAACAACATCCGCCCGGATATGGCGGGCAAAATGGAGCGGGAAGTCATTTTCACCGTGGGCAAGACGGGCAAGGCCGGTGGCGTGTTGGAGCACGTGCGGAAGGAAATCCCCAAAGGGGTGGGCGATTTCTGCGCGTTCAACGTGACGGAGCTGGTGCTGGAGTGGTTCAGGGAGCGTGATCAGGGAACGGCTCGTACCAGCAAGTACATCGTGATCGAAACGCTGAACGATCTCGCGCGGAAGCTGGTGGTGAACAGTCCGACCGATTCGAAGTTTGTAAGATCTTGTGtgacttttgttttattcttctttctctcgcaCAAAGCAGCTGGTGGAAGCACGGCAAGTGGAGTTGCGTTCAGGTCGTCCGGTTGTTGGTCTTGGCTTGGGGCGGTGTGGTTGGCCTTTTATTGTTTCAGCAAGTGTTAGCTATATGTACCGATTCTAAGGGCGATTTAGCTCGGGAaccgatcgaccgatcgaaccgTGTGCCGTgaactggttttgtttttttatcgaATCTTTTCCTTGCAGTAAAATTTATCATGAAGTGCGATGATGACACGTTCGTCAACGTGCCTAACCTGCTGCACGTTCTGCTCGGCGGGACGGTTCCCCTGTACAAAGCGGCCATCTCGTTCTACGACACCAACACGGTGGCGGTAAAGTCACCGAAAAACCGGCTCGTCCCGGGGAAGCATCTGCTGACGGGGTTCCTGTTCTGCGACGCCAAACCGATCGGCGACACCAGCAGCAAGTGGTATGTAGCGGGACGCTCTTTCCCTTTTGCTCGCCAAACCCGGGTGTAGTACATTCGATGTCCTGTCAACGCAGGTACTCGCCGACGTACATGTACGATAAGGATGTGTACCCGTACTATCTGTCCGGCACGGCCTACCTGATGAACTTCGAGACGGCCAAACTGCTGTACCGGGCGAGCCTTTCGACGCCGATCTTCCACCTGGAGGACGTGTACCTGACCGGTATCGTGGCGGACCGGGTGAAGGTTCGGCGCCGGCACCATCCGCTCTTCTTCTACTCCTACACCAAAGACCTGTGCGCCCTGCGGGGCATGATCTCGCAGCATCATCTGCAGCCGAGCGAAATTCGCACCGCGTACGACTACATCACCAACGGCACGATCGTGTGCAGCGGCCCGGACAAACGGTTCACCGTGGGCCAGCTGAAGCTGCAGCAGCGCAAAAAGTGTCAATGATGTCGCAAACCGGTGGCCGTACCACCGGGACGGTCGCGCCGCTATCGCCAGTTCCTGTCGATCTGGTGATCGGAGGATCTTCCATCTtgttgacacacacacgcacacagagtTTACTGCTCCACCGAGATTTGATTTGAACTACGCGGAACACTGCTGCACCATGACAGACAGACGGACTGGGCCATTATTCCCGGCCTCGAGCATGATCTTTACAGCACAATTACAGCTCGAAACGCACAGCCATTTCAATCTACATTATACCCCAGAATCTCGCGTAGATGAGACTAGCAGCAACCCCACACCAAGCGGACAACCGAGAAGTTACTAACGAATGCTGTCGCTGTCCTAGTGATGAAGGCGGTAGGGAGCAGCCAGCACACGAGTCGAATATTATTTACAAGCAACGTTAAGTCTGCTACATCGCGCTTCCTCTCATCGAACGGTCGTGTATATTGCGAAACGTAAACCGAAACAAACTTAGCTAAGCTTCGCCTTCAAACATAACGAACGAAACGTCCTTtactaaaattttaataacttATTGTACTTGGTAGAAGAAACGGTGTTCTAGTTCGCGCCCCGTTACGCAAGCAGGCGagagggcagcagcagcagcaggaagcagCACCCTGCACTCTCTTCTGCTTGCTGGAGTAGAATCTCATTAGAGCTCTTGCTGACGACGCTTCTGAAGCCTCGCGTGATTGAACAGTGCGTTAGATGCCATTTATTGGAAGAAAACCTGTTGGAAGTGGTACCACACGAACTGAGTTGACAATGCTCATGCTATTTTCTCGTTCAGCTTGACGGATTTGATTGGTCAGAAATAGGGTTTAGTACTTTAGAGAGAGTTATGTTGACCACCGGTGTAGTTAGTAGCACAGACCGCACCTCTTAACGCCCTGTTGACTGCCACGACTGAGTACGGTACAAACATATATCATATCATTAGCCGCCACAGCGCAGATTCAAACGCAGTGAAAGCAATTATCTCGATATTGCTATATTTTTAAGTTGCTCAGCATGGGTAGGACAATACTTTTTTATAAATGCCTTCTTATTTTAGGTAATGTATTACTTTTTATTGTTCAATGTGCCTAaacttaaaatgaaaaaaacccccccaaaaacccaaccgaACAACCGAAGAGCTGGCCATTACTGTGCGTGGTGGCCCTAGCATATAGTTTTACGCTTCgatatcaaatctcatctgggttTTCGTGAGCACtggactatccaactatgatGATGCATGGCATGACCTAT includes:
- the LOC118517081 gene encoding uncharacterized protein LOC118517081, yielding MGSISNGNDRGRVGTIAGWGLNTSRETIGYVLPYENTTLIDPLNVCTTEERSGLVEESEKVFLLIVVCSSARKFEARQAIRETWGKVREFNYGQFRRLHERMRGEYLDPKATVGRELKEYMWKVPDGEDNDGEAPVGEGTEANNVHSKSNSSHSEQTESGIAGMMINVKLVFLIGQSEADYVHQRERSSLAPGPGDSASDTKPFGVGGQEVSTAQGTVVDSSHNPSDVAGTPPRIALFPSGADVDPAFNPANEVVDELQLRIVNESEVYGDIIQESFIDSYNNLTLKTIMMLKWVTNNCDGKVKFIMKCDDDTFVNVPNLLHVLLGGTVPLYKAAISFYDTNTVAVKSPKNRLVPGKHLLTGFLFCDAKPIGDTSSKWYSPTYMYDKDVYPYYLSGTAYLMNFETAKLLYRASLSTPIFHLEDVYLTGIVADRVKVRRRHHPLFFYSYTKDLCALRGMISQHHLQPSEIRTAYDYITNGTIVCSGPDKRFTVGQLKLQQRKKCQ